The Helianthus annuus cultivar XRQ/B chromosome 15, HanXRQr2.0-SUNRISE, whole genome shotgun sequence genomic sequence TATCTTCGGCTGCTATTGATGGTGGTTGTCTGGTTAAGTTGGCCATTCCGACCACTCGACAACCCTAAGGTTAGATTTGTTGTTGAAACTTTTAGTTCTGCAgcattttgtttttgttatttgaCACAGATATGTGAAATTGTAGGGTTTTCTTTCACTAGACGGCGATGTATTTTCCGGCATAGTGACACAAGATCGATTCGACTTCTCGGTACCGTCTTTTTAACCTTATCAGCaatttttgtttgttatttgactTAGATCTTTGAAATTTTAGGGTTTCTTTCTCCAGCGATTCCGACATTAGATCTACTGGGTTCAGCTTCTCGGTATGTTGGTTTTAACCATATGGGcatttttgtttgttatttgacaTTTCAGATTTGTGTTGTGTTCTTCAAATATAGTGGTCGTGCATCTGTGAAATAGTTTCAAATATGTGTTGTGTTCTTCAACGATATGTATTTGATATGAATCTGTGAAATGGATTCAGATTTGTGAAAAAAATTAACTAATTTACATTCTTTTTTCAGGAGTAATTGAAAGAAGTCACAAGAATGTTAGTGCTTTTTGAAACCCCAGCGGGTTTTGCCCTTTTCAAAGTACTCGATGAACGAAAGCTTTCCAAAGTCGATGTAAGTACATACATATCATACGATTGTCTACATTCATGTTTATGTGTGTATATTATATGTTTCTGATTCTGATTGTACTGATCTTTTGTTTACAGGATTTGTGGAAGGAGTTCTCATCTGCCGACACAGCCAGACAGGTCTTTTTCATCAGTGTCATATACTTCATTTTGCTTTTCAGTTTCTACTTTAttaatttttcaaaatatatttcattgGTGTGTTTTTGTCGTTTCATTTGAACTTGTAAGTTGTAGTTGTGTTGATGCATGTTAGATTATTTTAATTGATCTTATTTTCAAGTTCACATTTTGTATCAGCTGAGTAGATTTTTGATTATTAGATTATGATTTTGTAAAATAAATCTATGATTTGTGAGAAGAATTAAGTAATGGTGTCTTCGATTTTGTTCTTAtgttttattttcacatatgctTGTTTGTGAACACTGGTTGGTCTTTTTAGAGCTTTAACAAAGCATGTATTTATGAACCCAACTTAAAAACAACAGGTTGTAAAGCTAAAAGCTTTCTCAAAATTCGAGAACACATCTGAAGCGTTGTCAGCCGCAACCCTATTGGTTGAAAGCAAGCCCAACAAAGGTTTGCGTAAGTTCTTGCGTGCTCATTGTGACGGTGAGTCGTTGGCTGTTGCTGACTCCAAGCTTGGAAATGTTATCAAGGAAAAACTGGTACGTTGTACTTGCAGTTTGAATGTTTGTAAGTTCTTTGCAATGTAATTggattttaattttaatattaaaGCACTATTATCCAGCAAATAGACTGGGTTCACAACCAAGCTGTCATGGAGCTTATGAGGGGAGTAAGAAGTCAATTGACAGAACTCATTACCGGTTTAGGTGCGCAAGATCTAGCGCCGATGAGCTTGGGTTTATCTCATAGTTTGTCTAGATATAAGCTTAAGTTCAGCCCAGATAAGGTAATCTTTTTTTCATTCGTTAATAATTAGCTATTCGATATGATGCTCTTGGAGATAATCAAGATAATTCTATGGGGGTGGAGAACCGGCTCAAGGTATTTTGGATATTGTTTGTATTATGGGAATTTTTGGTTTGCAAaatttttgactttttttttaataataaatgtAGCTTGAAGCAAGATTAAGAAATCTTGAAGGGTGGGAACTTGGGTGTTCTGCTGGATCAACTAAAGGCAAACCGAAGATTGAGGCTTACAACAAAGACTTCAAGAAAGGAGATGGAGCAATGATCACCCCTGCATAGGTGCATTTTTAGTTTCAACATTTCTTCGAGGGTTAATTTCGTATATACCCTTACAAACTTCAAATATTATATGAAACTGCCCCTCTTTAaaatagttttatttcataagaTTTCTAGGTTCTTGACAGTTTTAGCTCTTTTATAATAGTTCTACAACAATGGCATCGTTTTTGAAGCCGATTCATTCATTTTTAGTAGCTTGTTATTGCCTTATCACGATTTGTTAACAAACTGTGTCGTTTTTAGGCTGATTTGTTCATTTCCAGTAACTTGATGTTGCATTATTGTGAGATTTTTGAACAAACCTCATCGTTTTCGAAGCTGATTCATTCTTTTTTAGAAGCTTGATTTTGCATTATTATGTTTTTTGAACAAACGTTAACCATTTTGTAGTCAGTTTGAAGTTTATGGGAATTGTTGGTGTGTGTTCAGGAGTAATCTACCTCAATTCACCTGCAATTTAAACTAAATGTTAATCGTCAAAAACTTAATTCAATTTAGTGTCGATTTTGTTCTCTGACGCTAATCATAGACTTATAATTTCTTATTACTTCAAGGCTCCGAAGAAAGGCGTGAAGACTGTTGCAACTAAGAAGAAAACGGTATGTATACACATTGATTTGGTGTTTTCATTCATTTTAGTAGCTTGATATTTGCATTAATATGGTTTTTGGACAAACGACATCGTTTTTGAAGTTGATCTGTTCATTTACAGTAGCTTGATGTTAAATTATTATGATTTGTGAACAAACGGCATCGTTTAAGCCGATTTATTCATTTCCAGTAGTTCGATGTTGCATTATTTATGATTTAAAGTAATCATTTTCGTTTTTTCTTGTACCAGCTATATATATTAATCAATGACAAGTAAATTAGTAATTTGTGTTGAATTGTTGACAAAATCCCATTCTCTTGGAGGGTAATTTGGACATATAGTATGTTTGGCATGTAGCTTTTGGGGCCTTAATTCTTCAGAGCTCTCGACTCCAACCAAAAGCTACAACTCGAGCTAATTTTGCCACACATAGTGTATGTTCAAGTCAAATAATGCACTTTCATGAGACACATCTCTTATCAAACATGATATACATATTCATAATGGTATTAATTGATTTAATGAGTGCGCTTAAGGAATTTGAACTTAACTATCATCTAATGTGTAAAAGGTGGGAAGCTTTGATGCTGGTTATGGGAGTTTCATTATGTCAAGATTGGTCAGCTTCTGATCTAATAAAACTTTTAATATAATGTTGTAACTAATTCGATTGTTTTTATAGTCGATTTCTCTTTCTGGTTGAATAGGTGGGACCTAAAAAGACTCGTGAGATGTGGTTTTTGGCATGGTTCTACACTGCTTAAGAAGCGGAAAAAATGGGGTTGATTAACACAGTAGTCCCTGTAAGTTCAGTTTCACTTAAATAATCGCcatctatgtgtgtgtgtgtgttttcacCATAACTATGATATATGACTTAATTAACTTACCTTTCCAATTATCACCATTGTACATCTGTTAATATAGTTGATTAATAATGCATAATACCTTACATTAGGGGTGTGTTAAATAACACTTCGACCGCTAATGCTATATTTTAATCATGTGGTAGTTAGAAAAGCTAGAACATGAAACAGTTAAATGGTGCAGGGAGATCATAAGAAACAGCCCAACTGCCATTCGCGTGCTAAAAGCAGCCATAAATGCAGTCGATGATGGGCATGCTGTACACCAGGTATCTGTACTTTTGTCTTCTTCAAATTCGTTGTCGTTTTCTTTTTTGTTATTAGTTTATTAATCATGTGATTTTTGTTCAGGAACTAGGTGGAAATGCAACTCTCATTTTCtatggaatggaagaaggcaacgAGGGAAAGACAGCTTACATGGAACGCAGGCCTCCAAACTTTTCTAAGTTTCCCCGGCGACCATAATTTATCAAATTTTGTTGAATAATATTACAAGCTTTTGTGGCTTCATTTTTGTATCCTTCTCTGTACCCGGAATAAGAGGTAATGAAATTTATTTGGTATTCCGTTAAATACAAGTTATTCATGCAATTTATTACTTGTCGCATTAAGATTATTGATTGTTCGTATTTGATTTCTTAGTCAGATTTATTACAAATTGATACAATGCCCCTATAAAATAGAGATCACACTATTACTGTTGTGTATACTTAgtttatttgaatttttttgtCGCCATGTTTTTTCATTGTAGTGATATAGTGTTACAAACAATGATGTTGGTGATTCGGCTTAATAGTATTTGTGGCCAAAATGCAAACCTACAATGCGTACGTGGTTTAACTCGCAAGTTTAAAAAATTCTACGGAAACCATTATCAAATAATGAGTTTCACATGTATGGAATGAACTAAAAGAATTTTATTGGATCCGATAGCACATGTGACCTGTGTATACAAGTTTATTTCGATGAAGATGGTTAAATCATGTGGACGAGGTAATTGAGATCAGTAAGGCTTTAAGACATAAATAGACTATACCGAATCAAATGTTGGAATTTTGATGTTaataattttgattttgaaaatatcttaacttattttgaaaaatatgaaACAAAAGAAAATGAACTTTGACTAAACAGAGCTGTGTATGAACTTTCAGTTAAGTGATAACTCGAATCTATATTGCAAAGTCGCGACCCGCCTTTTGATTTGTGACTCAACTCGCCCGCTTTACCATCATACGTTTTGTTGTGCATATTTACAACTTAATGACGCGACTGAGGCTCATCTACAGATGCTTGCGTATATTATATAATCCGTTGCAtcgcgaatttggttttggttatggctcaaaaccgaCCGCCctgtacatagccctaaactcaccagcctaagtgatatgtttcccgcagcatcgcgcgggtaaacgactagtatatatatatatatatatatatatatatatatatatatatatatatatatatatatatatatagggtaggaatcctaagagaagtccaccctatttgagaaacttgagaagcattctggaccacacattttttcaagcttttcgtaat encodes the following:
- the LOC110917932 gene encoding LOW QUALITY PROTEIN: probable nucleolar protein 5-2 (The sequence of the model RefSeq protein was modified relative to this genomic sequence to represent the inferred CDS: deleted 2 bases in 1 codon), with protein sequence MLVLFETPAGFALFKVLDERKLSKVDDLWKEFSSADTARQVVKLKAFSKFENTSEALSAATLLVESKPNKGLRKFLRAHCDGESLAVADSKLGNVIKEKLQIDWVHNQAVMELMRGVRSQLTELITGLGAQDLAPMSLGLSHSLSRYKLKFSPDKVIFFSFVNNYIRYDALGDNQDNSMGVENRLKLEARLRNLEGWELGCSAGSTKGKPKIEAYNKDFKKGDGAMITPA